From a single Gavia stellata isolate bGavSte3 chromosome 15, bGavSte3.hap2, whole genome shotgun sequence genomic region:
- the LOC104253041 gene encoding uncharacterized protein LOC104253041, whose product MWLFVRVDGIGEFEHPQHPNMMVSDESEEIWSGGGLTIEYVEPQTRWKISFDGLLRKGPYRQQWSEEEGELVPVKFSFHWENFTEVFNFSVDSHPSTFARAFAQEPWTIEFFQRIRKQREQHFRHEQWGQSVGEIEIENHEKTELSLKGVRSHSYGIRNWSEIYRYVMILAHFEDGTAAHLTVINMPATTTNLTVGYVFFPDGRKAGIEWSNASLAEMADDGVIRDEYGVSFTAGGKYFDVSATLDKQACPVVYNGLTGSGVFHECIADFRLNGLTQGWGLVEFYYRTPTQHRCSSCRDEAAQLVPNLQLGSKAEGPDLSSGHPATDGSPP is encoded by the exons ATGTGGCTCTTCGTGAGGGTGGATGGAATAGGAGAGTTTGAG CACCCACAACATCCAAACATGATGGTGAGTGACGAATCTGAAGAGATTTGGAGTGGAGGAGGGCTCACTATTGAATACGTAGAGCCCCAAACACGCTGGAAAATAAGCTTTGACGGATTGCTCAG AAAAGGACCCTACCGACAACAGTGGAGTGAGGAGGAAGGCGAACTTGTACCAGTTAAATTCTCTTTCCA TTGGGAGAACTTCACAGAAGTCTTTAACTTTAGTGTCGACAGTCACCCCAGCACATTTGCACGCGCTTTTGCCCAGGAACCGTGGACCATCGAGTTCTTCCAGAGGATCAGAAA acaACGGGAACAACATTTCCGACATGAGCAGTGGGGCCAGTCTGTTGGAGAAATTGAAATAGAAAATCATGAGAAAACCGAACTTTCCCTCAAAGGCGTTCGGAGCCACTCTTACG GTATCCGGAACTGGTCTGAGATTTACCGTTATGTCATGATTTTGGCCCACTTTGAG GATGGGACTGCGGCACATTTGACAGTTATTAATATGCCAGCTACTACAACTAA cCTCACTGTAGGTTATGTCTTTTTCCCCGATGGGAGGAAGGCTGGCATTGAGTGGTCCAATGCCTCGCTGGCTGAGATGGCCGATGATGGTGTTATCAGGGATGAATATGGAGTCAGTTTTACTGCTG GTGGCAAGTACTTTGATGTTTCTGCAACGCTGGATAAGCAGGCTTGCCCCGTGGTGTATAACGGCCTGACTGGAAGCGGCGTTTTCCACGAGTGCATTGCAGATTTCCGACTGAACGGGTTAACGCAAGGCTGGGGCTTGGTTGAATTTTATTACAG AACACCAACTCAGCATCGCTGCTCTTCTTGCAGGGATGAAGCTGCCCAGCTGGTTCCGAATTTGCAGCTTGGTTCAAAAGCCGAAGGACCCGACCTTTCCTCCGGGCACCCTGCGACCGACGGCTCTCCCCCGTGA